A stretch of the Geovibrio thiophilus genome encodes the following:
- a CDS encoding chemotaxis protein CheX, which translates to MKAEHINPFIISTSEVFKTMVGAEPRKEEVYVREEKEFVNEISGVIGLAGDANGFVIISMPEALALRIYKSFAGEEKDSIDADVTDAIGEILNMIAGGAKQIFSRLGVRFKISIPNVILGKDHKIAKQRTTKSLCVKFSLEGSSFVIEAALQGKKD; encoded by the coding sequence ATGAAAGCTGAGCATATTAACCCTTTTATAATTTCCACAAGTGAAGTTTTCAAAACCATGGTCGGTGCTGAACCGAGAAAGGAAGAGGTCTATGTCCGTGAGGAAAAAGAATTCGTTAACGAAATCTCAGGTGTGATCGGGCTTGCCGGTGACGCAAACGGATTTGTGATAATCAGCATGCCCGAAGCTTTGGCGCTAAGAATATACAAAAGCTTCGCCGGAGAGGAAAAGGACTCCATCGACGCAGATGTCACAGATGCCATCGGTGAAATTCTCAACATGATAGCGGGCGGTGCCAAACAGATCTTCTCCCGCCTTGGCGTAAGGTTCAAAATTTCCATTCCAAACGTCATTCTCGGAAAGGATCATAAAATAGCCAAGCAGAGAACAACAAAAAGCCTCTGCGTTAAATTCAGCCTTGAGGGCAGCAGCTTTGTCATAGAAGCGGCGCTTCAGGGGAAAAAGGATTAG